One region of Variovorax sp. J2L1-78 genomic DNA includes:
- a CDS encoding lipocalin family protein, with protein sequence MPNRRRTPPAPAPFDDRRFSASIGTLATAFCVGGVLALAAFGVARSARAHALAGPADGAPLMRAPLQAVAPVDLKRYAGMWHEQARLPNRFQKQCTGPVTAEYTPLPDGTIEVRNRCILADGNFEEAVGTARVVPVAGQPGAGRLEVRFAPSWLSWLPMAWGDYWILKLDRDYEVSLVGTPDRDYLWVLSRDPVLDAATLDTYLDYARSLGFDVDKVVRTGTSN encoded by the coding sequence ATGCCGAATCGCCGCCGCACGCCCCCCGCTCCCGCTCCGTTCGACGACCGCCGCTTCAGCGCCTCGATCGGCACGCTGGCCACCGCCTTCTGCGTGGGTGGCGTGCTGGCACTGGCTGCCTTCGGGGTGGCGCGCAGCGCGCGTGCCCATGCCCTCGCCGGCCCGGCCGACGGTGCGCCACTGATGCGGGCGCCGTTGCAGGCGGTCGCGCCGGTCGACCTCAAGCGTTACGCCGGCATGTGGCACGAGCAGGCGCGCCTGCCGAATCGCTTCCAGAAACAATGCACCGGTCCGGTCACGGCGGAATACACGCCGTTGCCCGACGGGACGATCGAAGTGCGCAACCGCTGCATCCTGGCCGACGGCAATTTCGAGGAAGCGGTGGGAACCGCCCGCGTGGTGCCGGTCGCGGGCCAGCCCGGTGCCGGGCGGCTCGAGGTGCGCTTCGCGCCATCCTGGCTCAGCTGGCTTCCCATGGCCTGGGGCGACTACTGGATCCTCAAGCTCGACCGCGATTACGAGGTGTCATTGGTCGGCACGCCGGACCGCGACTACCTGTGGGTCTTGTCACGTGACCCGGTGCTCGATGCGGCCACGCTCGACACCTACCTCGACTATGCGCGCAGCCTGGGTTTCGACGTCGACAAGGTGGTGCGCACCGGCACCTCGAACTGA